AAAAAGTTCCCAGTGTTTGCGCCATATCGGATACGGAAGCATGATCGTCTAATTGTTGTTGAATGGAGGAAAGAAGCGCGTCTATATCTCCGAAGGAATCACTCATCACTTTACTTCCAGTAAAACTGGAAGCAAGTTGAGTTCTTTGGGATTGGATGCTATTGACAGTTCCTTGCAAAGAAGACCGAAGCGCATTCTCTGCGTTTTCAATCATTGCTTTGTTCTGGAGCCACTGTTCTTTTGTCATGGCAATCCCATCCAAGTAGTCTTGTTTTTCCTGGGTTAGGTTGCTGATTGTAGTATTCCATTGTAAGATCCCGTTTTGGATGGCGGCCACGGAATCTTGTTCCCAATTCTCTTGTTTGGTGAGTAGATCCTGCCACTTACTATCCCAAAGAGCGGCACCTTGCGTGTATCCGTCCGTGACTTGCGCGGGGTTCGCTTCTTGGGAAGCCTCCGCAAAGCCGGTTACCGCCTGAACAGCCGGGTTGATTGTCGCAAGTAACCCTTGTTTGCTGTTTTCTATATCTTGGTCTTTTTTAGCGGAAAGAGTGTTGAGAAAAGCATTCAATTCGGATTGGATATAGCTGGATGCATCTGCGATCCAGGTGGCTTTTGCTTGTTGTTTTTGTAAGGTAAGTTGCGCTTGAACGGCTTGTTTGTAAACGTTTACATCATTCACAGGATCGGTGGTTGTGACTGAACTAAGAATCGTATTGATCTCCGCTTCTACTTCCGCTTCCCAAGATGCTTCGACTGCATCTTCCGCACCTCTCACGATGCTCATAAAACCCGATTCGCTGGTTTGGCTTGCCGCCGCAGACTCAACGTAAGGTTGTAAGTCCGTATTTCTAAATGGTTTTGTTTTGGTAAGTTGAGGAACACTCTGCGCCAAAACTTCTATGGGCAAAACCATAGTGAATAAAAAAACAGTGAGTAGTAAGAGAGAGGTGAGTCTTTCGGAGAATCCGATTCTGGAACCGAAGTCCAGGCTGAAAGTAGTGTATCGTTTGTTAGAGTGGGAGAAGAGAGAGTTTTTCATGTACGAACCTGTTTTGGGAAACCTGGAGGAGGCGAACCCCGTTTGATTGCTAAAAATTGTAAAAAGCGATTGGGAATCGAGGGATTAGGACAAATAAGGTGAAAACCAAGAGTTTGATTTTGAGAATCAAAAGGTTTTCTAGTGTTTGTTATACGAACAAAGGAAGGTTCAAATTTATCGGAACCGGATATAAGTAGAACTTTGGATGAGTAAAAGTAGGGAAAGTTTTCGGAATCGGACTCTGACCGGAAGGAGGCGGTTTGCAAACCAGCCATTTCCTTATGAAAATCGGATTGAACCTGCTTTTGTAAGGTGATGATTTCCGAAACCAGATCCCTTTCTTCGTTTTCCCAATCGATTTCCGTCTTTGGATGCGCGGGGAGGGAGGCTTGAAGAGCGGCTTGAGTCTGATTTGGGCTAAAAATCTTATCGGAATCGGGATCTTCCGGGAAACTATTTTTTGACTTCAGCTCGGATTCCCAGACAGTAGTTTCCAGTTCCGATTCGAAACTAGCAGTGGTTATATTTGATTCGGCGAATAAATAACCGGGGGTAGCGCATAACAAGACAAGTAGAAGAGCATAGCTACTCATTCGCGTATTTGTTTTATTATGAAGAAATCCCACGCTAAAGGTCATTAGAACGGGGGATCTGGGTCTGGAACAAGTTCTTTTTTTTCGATTGCTTACTTTTTAGGCAAAATTCACTAGCAGCTAACTAGCATTCTCGCATAATTTAATTATGTCACATTAGAAAATTAGAAATATTGCGAAAGAGTGGCAAAAAAAGGGAAAAAATGCCTGTTAGTCTTAGTATTTTTTCTAGGGGCACCTATTTGGAAAAATATTTTCGCAGAACAACGGAATTTGATAAATTTTTCAAAGGGTAATTTCGGTTAGGTCGATAATATTATCAAACAAGAGTTAGCTCAAAGTGGAAGTTTTGTTATTTGGCTCTCTTGAATTGATTTTATTATATAATTTATTCTAATTTGTTAATGTTTATAAAATTTCGGAGTTTCGTTATCATTTTTTTGTTTACTTGCTCAGGTGGTCTCTCCGCAAATTCCGAACCCTTACGCATCGACTTGGATACCGCGATACAGATTGCGGCTACCAATTATTATTTGTTACAAACCATCAAAAATAAAAATTCAGCGATCAAAGATTTAATCACTGAAAGGTGGCGTGATCTTTTGCCTACATTAGGGGTGAATGTGATCCGCCAAAGGTACATTATTACCGATTCCAACGACTATATCTACAATGGAATCATGCTTACCGCCGATCAGGTGATTTATGACGGGGGGCGGAAAGGTCTGGATCTGGACATTGCGAAGCTGGAAGAACTTTTATCCAAAGAGGAATTTAAGATAACATACGCAAGGTTAAAGTTAGATGTGGAAAAAAACTTTATGAACGTTCTCATCGCTTCGGGAAAGATCGCATTGAACAAAAAATCTTTGGAACGTGCCCGCGAGCAACTTCGTCTTGTTAAATTGGAACTTGAATTGGGTTTTACGACGGATGTTCAGGTTATGAGCATATTGTCCAGACAACAGGAGATCGAATTCGCTCTCACAAAATCGAAAAATGAATTCTTAAAGGCGAAAAACGAACTCAAGCAGATCATGGGACTCAGTTATGAGGCGGATCTGATCCTGGAAGGGGATCTTTTGCGCGATTTTCTCATCAACAAACCCACCATCACCAAAAATACTCTGATCGAAAGAGCCAGAAACGAAAGACCGGAAATCATGCGTGCAAAGGTAAATCATCATAAAGTGGAAAAAGAGAAGGATTTGGCGGAAAATGCATGGATTCCTCAGATTTCGGTAGGGGGTGCTTACGGTAGAACCGGTATAGAATACCCGCTCCGAAACGATGCATGGAACGTAAATTTTAAAGTAACATTTCCTCTGGGCGGTTCGACAAATACCCTTACGGAAAATACCGGAGTAAGATACAATAACCTCGCCAATTCAGGGTTTGGTGGAAATACCAATCCGAATTTCAATAGTTCCACCAATAACGATTTCCAATTTTTGAATAACATGGGTTATTCGAGAAAGGTGATGGAAAGCAAAATCAAATTGGGAGCCGCCATCTCCGAAAGAAAACATTTGGAAAGGGGAATTGCCATCGAAGTGGAAAAATCGGCCGACTCCGTATTGGAAGCCTATGATTTGATCCGTATTGGTAGCGGTGCGGTATTTTTCCGATATGAAAGTTTGAAACTTATGACTACCCGTTCCCAGGTGGGAGAAGCAAAACGGGCCGATATTCTTTTCGCAGAAACAGAGTTAGTTGAGGCACAGGAGAAATTGGTGGAAGCACTCGGGAAATACATGATTTCCTCTTACGAACTCGAATGGGTATCCGGAATGGTTCCCCAGACTATGAAACTTTTCGAATATAGTCCCAAAAACGGAAATACCATTTTACCTTTTTTGTTATTGGACAAGCCGATTGATAAAAAAGGTATCCCGGAAGGTTTGCGACCTACCGATCTGGATGAATTTTTCGACAAAGATATCGATACTACCCCGGAAGAAAAAGACTCATTGAACCGCAAAAAATTCGACCTAGAGAAAAAGCAGGACTCCAAATGAATTTCATTAAAATTATCAGAATCATCATTTTAGGGATCATGCTTTTCCTCATTCAGTGCAGCGGTGCGGAAAATGCTTTTAAGAATTTTATTCCCACCGACAATTCACCTGCTGCGCCTAAGGTGATTGCATCTCTTCCCGCACCGGGGCAAACTGGCGTACCCAAAGACCAAAAGATCATAATCACTTTTAACAAAGAAGTGGATAAACAGTCTTGCATTGCTGCTTTTACAATGCAGCCTCCCGCCACCGGACTCTTCGATGTTACCGGAAATGTGATGACTTTTACACCGTCCAGACAGTTTAGCGGAGCGATCACTTATGTTGCGAATCTGTCAAACCGTTGTGAAGATAAAAACGGCCGTGACTTGGAACAATCGTATAATATAGATTTTTCGGTCAGCACCGATGTTCAACAACCTACAATCCTTTCTTTCCAGGCCAAAAAAAACAGCCAGGGTTGTTCCGCTGCAAGTCCCTATGTAGATGTGGTAAATTTTAAAAACAATGTTTATAGTACTACGGATGTATGTCCCAACTCATCCATTCTGATCAATTTTTCAAAGCCTATGGATCGTGGAACGGTAGAGTCCAATTTTTTAACGGTTCCTCAATTGATCGGTGCCTTTGTTTGGAGCGGCAATAACACCGTCTTGGAATTCACCCCGAATGAATTGTTGGCTACCGGAATCACGTATATCATTACCGTTTCAAACCAAGCCCAGGATTTGTCGGATAATCCTTTGCCGAAAAGTTATACTGCCAGCTTTACCGTGGGATCTGAAATATTGAAACCGCAGATTGCCATGCAGGACGGATATGTTAGAAACGGACTCGGTTGCAATCCGGGGACACTCGCTTCGACTTTGTACCCCACCGGTCTTAGAAATGCGGTAGGAATATGTTCCAGCATCGTACAAGGTTATCAAAACTCTCCCGTTATCATTGATTTTACGGAAAGTCTCGATTTGACATCTGCCGATTCTTTGGTTACCATATCACCTAACATCAACGGAGTTAAATCATGGGCAACCAGTGCTCATCCTTTGTGCGGTTCGACCGGTTCTTGCGGTGCAGGTAGTCGTTTGACATTCACACCGATCGAACCTTGGCAGCATTCGGTGACTTATACAGTGACGTTCTCTTCCAATTTAAAGGACTTGGCGGGAAATCTACTGGGAACCAATTATTCCTTTTCCTTTACCATCGGTAGCGATTTCCAAATTCCAAGAATCACTATGCAGGACGGATTCATTAACACCGGATTCGGATGTACTCCCGGAACTCTTTCTTCCACAATCGATCCGGTAAACGGATTAAGAAATAAAACGGGCGGTTGTACGGGTGCGAGTGTGGGTTCATTGAATACTCCGATCTATATTCATTTCAGCGAAGATATGGACAGAGTGTCCGTTGAAAACGGGTTCTTTATCAATCCCAATGTCAACGGAGTGAAAACATGGTCGGCGAGTGCACTCCCGTTATGCGGAACTACGGGTCCGTGCGGTACGAGTAGTTTGCTTACATTTACTCCTACATTGGATTGGCAAAACACAACATATACTGTGAGTTTGGGCAATTCCGCTTTGGATTCCGACGGCAATACGATAGGGACTTCCTATTCGTTTTCATTCACCGTAGGAACCGACCTGATACCGCCTAAATTGGATTATGCTACAGGGCCTTTGCTCGGTGATTTGGCGCCTGCGTGCGGAGCGCTCGGAACAACTGTGATTCCTTCCATGTCTACCGGCGTTTGTCATTTGTTTAGCGGAAGTAGGATCCGACTGCGTTTTGACGAAGCGATGGATCAAAGTAAAACGACAAACGCTTTTTCCATCACTCCTTCCGTTAATGGTGTTGTTAGCTGGCCGACTGCTACAGAGTTATTGTTCACTCCGAGTCAGAACATGAGTTTATTCACTCAATACCGTGTTTCGTTGAATTCCACCGCCGCAGATATCGCGGGAAACCGATTGGCCTCGGATTTCATTTCCTATTTTACAACCGGAGACGGCGGTGCGGGAAACAATTTTCCGCCTACGGTTGCGGATGTACTAACCGATACTCAAGGCGGTCCCGCCGGTTGCAATGCAGGGATGGATGATTCCATCTCGGCTTCTTTTATCACCAATGTCTGTACGGATAACAGTGGTTTGGGGAATGGGGCGGCCTTTCAAGTTGTTTTCAGTAAAAACATGGAACAAAGTTTAACTGCTCAGGCTTTTTCCATCAGTCCCAGTGTTTCAGGGGTGATTACTTGGATTTCTCCTACGATTATGAGATTTGTCGCCACTCAATCTTTGAATCCGAATGCTCAGTATATCGTAACGATCGGAGGAGGGGCAACCGATTCGAATGGAAACCGTATCGAATCCTCTTATGTGAAATATTTCATGTCATCTTCGATCGGAGGTTATCTGGCATTAAACTCCATCGATTTGTCTACCGGAACAGTCGC
The nucleotide sequence above comes from Leptospira kobayashii. Encoded proteins:
- a CDS encoding TolC family protein, whose protein sequence is MFIKFRSFVIIFLFTCSGGLSANSEPLRIDLDTAIQIAATNYYLLQTIKNKNSAIKDLITERWRDLLPTLGVNVIRQRYIITDSNDYIYNGIMLTADQVIYDGGRKGLDLDIAKLEELLSKEEFKITYARLKLDVEKNFMNVLIASGKIALNKKSLERAREQLRLVKLELELGFTTDVQVMSILSRQQEIEFALTKSKNEFLKAKNELKQIMGLSYEADLILEGDLLRDFLINKPTITKNTLIERARNERPEIMRAKVNHHKVEKEKDLAENAWIPQISVGGAYGRTGIEYPLRNDAWNVNFKVTFPLGGSTNTLTENTGVRYNNLANSGFGGNTNPNFNSSTNNDFQFLNNMGYSRKVMESKIKLGAAISERKHLERGIAIEVEKSADSVLEAYDLIRIGSGAVFFRYESLKLMTTRSQVGEAKRADILFAETELVEAQEKLVEALGKYMISSYELEWVSGMVPQTMKLFEYSPKNGNTILPFLLLDKPIDKKGIPEGLRPTDLDEFFDKDIDTTPEEKDSLNRKKFDLEKKQDSK
- a CDS encoding Ig-like domain-containing protein — its product is MNFIKIIRIIILGIMLFLIQCSGAENAFKNFIPTDNSPAAPKVIASLPAPGQTGVPKDQKIIITFNKEVDKQSCIAAFTMQPPATGLFDVTGNVMTFTPSRQFSGAITYVANLSNRCEDKNGRDLEQSYNIDFSVSTDVQQPTILSFQAKKNSQGCSAASPYVDVVNFKNNVYSTTDVCPNSSILINFSKPMDRGTVESNFLTVPQLIGAFVWSGNNTVLEFTPNELLATGITYIITVSNQAQDLSDNPLPKSYTASFTVGSEILKPQIAMQDGYVRNGLGCNPGTLASTLYPTGLRNAVGICSSIVQGYQNSPVIIDFTESLDLTSADSLVTISPNINGVKSWATSAHPLCGSTGSCGAGSRLTFTPIEPWQHSVTYTVTFSSNLKDLAGNLLGTNYSFSFTIGSDFQIPRITMQDGFINTGFGCTPGTLSSTIDPVNGLRNKTGGCTGASVGSLNTPIYIHFSEDMDRVSVENGFFINPNVNGVKTWSASALPLCGTTGPCGTSSLLTFTPTLDWQNTTYTVSLGNSALDSDGNTIGTSYSFSFTVGTDLIPPKLDYATGPLLGDLAPACGALGTTVIPSMSTGVCHLFSGSRIRLRFDEAMDQSKTTNAFSITPSVNGVVSWPTATELLFTPSQNMSLFTQYRVSLNSTAADIAGNRLASDFISYFTTGDGGAGNNFPPTVADVLTDTQGGPAGCNAGMDDSISASFITNVCTDNSGLGNGAAFQVVFSKNMEQSLTAQAFSISPSVSGVITWISPTIMRFVATQSLNPNAQYIVTIGGGATDSNGNRIESSYVKYFMSSSIGGYLALNSIDLSTGTVANCLLGSGSITNILAAVVNNACTGNPFVNPILLTFSQPINQSSLVNGFSISPSVSGYFSFPTAYQALFNPDALLQYGKRYTITIPTSITNTSGRGMANTIYSSFVVGALDSNFPSIVGVDFEVNGDGDGCGVVPNDFVNQPSGSVLSQVCAGTPIVVHFSEPMDTNSAMNAVSFSPFANVNYSFTGNDMTITPLTTFASGEDFSFTISTGARDLAGNALQSSFTLGFKTENTSPRVVAIGVASQTNCSSYTGNLYAGNPAGGNSSMTQCYWSDGLQMLSPAAYSLTTTTAPACPSNSLTDDIRIVFNQAMDPVATINAISMSYISNSGGSGIKKNSWQWSDSFHVVTIQVTDVSLCGNDLQAITNVTLPNYPFYLVQVDQTAKNASGTSLSSAFNFILEGN